A single window of uncultured Methanospirillum sp. DNA harbors:
- a CDS encoding zinc finger domain-containing protein yields the protein MSEEKCTSCNGPMAEQGSTEFGCPACGVRISRCYRCREQSVEYVCPTCGFRGP from the coding sequence ATGAGTGAAGAGAAATGTACCTCATGCAACGGCCCAATGGCAGAGCAGGGATCAACTGAATTCGGTTGCCCAGCCTGTGGTGTCCGTATCAGCCGCTGCTACCGCTGCCGGGAACAGAGTGTCGAGTACGTCTGCCCGACATGTGGGTTCCGGGGGCCTTAA